In a single window of the Papaver somniferum cultivar HN1 chromosome 8, ASM357369v1, whole genome shotgun sequence genome:
- the LOC113304021 gene encoding 1,2-dihydroxy-3-keto-5-methylthiopentene dioxygenase 1-like isoform X2 yields MEAWYMEEASEDQRLPHQKIPNQPVSLNKLEDIGVLYWHLNPKDYENDKELQEIRQTRGYNYMDLCPEKVENYEEKLKNFFREHIHADEEIRYCLQGSGYFDVRDNDDQWIRIWIKEGDMIVLPAGIYHRFTLDKGNYVKLMRLFVGEPVWTCYNRPQEDHPARVGYVKNFVDDNQQGVPLEAH; encoded by the exons atggaggcatggtacATGGAGGAAGCCTCTGAGGATCAAAGACTTCCTCACCAAAAAATTCCTAATCAACCTGTCTCACTAAACAAATTAGAAG ATATTGGGGTATTATACTGGCACTTGAACCCAAAAGACTATGAAAACGATAAGGAGTTGCAGGAAATCAGACAAACTAGAGGATACAACTACATG gattTATGTCCAGAAAAAGTTGAAAATTATGAAGAGAAACTCAAGAATTTCTTTAGAGAGCATATCCACGCTGATGAAGAGATTCGTTACTGCTTACAAGGGAGTGGATACTTTGATGTTCGAGATAATGATGATCAGTGGATTAGAATTTGGATCAAAGAAGGTGATATGATTGTTTTACCTGCTGGTATTTACCATCGATTTACTCTAGACAAAGGAAATTATGTCAAG TTGATGAGGTTGTTTGTTGGCGAGCCAGTGTGGACTTGTTATAATCGTCCACAAGAAGATCATCCAGCTAGAGTGGGTTACGTCAAGAATTTTGTTGATGATAATCAGCAGGGAGTGCCGCTGGAAGCTCATTGA
- the LOC113304021 gene encoding 1,2-dihydroxy-3-keto-5-methylthiopentene dioxygenase 1-like isoform X1, which yields MIQATQYALSTQKSNGNHKKKNRKEEDTMEAWYMDESSEDQRLPHQKNPNQPVSLNKLADIGVLHWHLNPKDYENDKELQNIRQTRGYNYMDLLDLCPEKVENYEGKLKNFFREHIHADEEIRYCLQGSGYFDVRDSDDRWIRIWIKEGDMIVLPAGIYHRFTLDKGNYVKLMRLFVGEPVWTCYNRPQEDHPARVGYVKNFVDDNQQGVPLEAH from the exons ATGATACAGGCTACACAGTATGCTTTAAGTACTCAAAAATCGAACGggaaccataaaaaaaaaaatcgaaaagaaGAAGATACCATGGAGGCATGGTACATGGACGAAAGCTCTGAGGATCAAAGACTTCCTCACCAAAAAAATCCTAATCAACCCGTCTCTCTGAACAAATTAGCAG ATATTGGGGTGTTACACTGGCACTTGAACCCAAAAGACTATGAAAATGATAAGGAGTTGCAGAATATCAGGCAAACTAGAGGATACAATTACATG GATTTATTAGATTTATGTCCAGAGAAAGTTGAGAATTATGAAGGTAAACTCAAGAATTTCTTCAGAGAGCATATCCATGCTGATGAAGAGATTCGTTACTGCTTACAAGGGAGTGGATACTTTGATGTTCGAGACAGCGATGATCGGTGGATTAGAATTTGGATCAAAGAAGGTGATATGATTGTTTTACCCGCTGGTATTTACCATCGATTTACTCTAGACAAAGGAAATTATGTCAAG TTGATGAGGTTGTTTGTTGGCGAGCCAGTGTGGACTTGTTATAATCGTCCACAAGAAGATCATCCAGCTAGAGTGGGTTACGTCAAGAATTTTGTTGATGATAATCAGCAGGGAGTGCCGCTGGAAGCTCATTGA
- the LOC113304023 gene encoding uncharacterized protein At2g39795, mitochondrial-like encodes MVEADEITINNLAVKNPNVSDEDIAYEGPEFSSLDAELHEAFHTYLEVRGIKPSIANFLHDYMVKKEHKEYTAWLKNLKNFIAN; translated from the exons ATGGTTGAGGCAGATGAAATTACAATCAACAATTTGGCTGTCAAGAATCCAAATGTTTCGGATGAGGATATTGCTTACGAAGGACCTGAGTTCTC GAGTTTGGATGCGGAACTGCATGAAGCTTTCCACACATATTTGGAAGTCAGAGGGATTAAACCAAGCATTGCCAATTTCTTACATGACTACATGGTTAAGAAAGAGCATAAGGAATACACTGCGTggttgaagaacttgaagaattTCATTGCCAACTAG